The Variovorax paradoxus genome window below encodes:
- a CDS encoding sugar transferase has translation MSLLQTAPAAPSLEGRALMAAKRGVDIAMAGSFFLLFGWAYALVWIGVLLSSGRPAIYMQPRYGKNGRVFRFYKFRSMVADADGVLARHLREDAAARLQWAKYQKLDRDPRITPFGAILRKYSIDELPQFWNVLKGDMSMVGPRPCMFSQKDLYGGYWGHYCAVRPGITGLWQISGRSEVSYRRRAAMDADYVATLSLRHDVAILFKTFAVVAGARGSG, from the coding sequence ATGAGCCTGCTGCAGACCGCGCCGGCCGCGCCTTCGCTCGAGGGGCGCGCGCTGATGGCCGCCAAGCGCGGTGTCGACATCGCCATGGCGGGCAGCTTCTTCCTGCTGTTCGGCTGGGCCTATGCGCTGGTGTGGATCGGCGTGCTGCTGAGCTCGGGCCGGCCCGCGATCTACATGCAGCCGCGCTACGGCAAGAACGGCCGCGTGTTCCGCTTCTACAAGTTCCGCTCGATGGTGGCCGACGCCGACGGGGTGCTGGCGCGCCACCTGCGCGAGGACGCGGCGGCGCGGCTGCAGTGGGCCAAGTACCAGAAGCTGGACCGCGACCCGCGCATCACGCCCTTCGGCGCGATCCTGCGCAAGTACAGCATCGACGAGCTGCCGCAGTTCTGGAACGTGCTCAAGGGCGACATGAGCATGGTCGGCCCGCGTCCCTGCATGTTCTCGCAGAAGGACCTGTACGGCGGCTACTGGGGCCACTACTGCGCGGTGCGCCCCGGCATCACGGGCCTGTGGCAGATCAGCGGCCGCAGCGAGGTGAGCTACCGCCGCCGCGCCGCGATGGACGCCGACTACGTCGCCACGCTGTCGCTGCGCCACGACGTCGCCATCCTGTTCAAGACCTTCGCCGTGGTGGCCGGCGCGCGCGGCTCGGGCTAG
- a CDS encoding polysaccharide biosynthesis tyrosine autokinase — protein MNARSLIAASAPADPPADAPLTRSRLREHIDLFLDNRWTIAKFVAAALLLGALYTLFGPRVYEANVLLQVEDADRSGGTLLGESASSALNAKTPTAGEAEILKSRLVLGQAIEDTKLYIEAEPLYLPLVGAWLARGSRELSEPGLLGLGGYVHGAERIVVAQMDVPPELEGSRFLLTAGTRSGFTLTHPKLAEPIVGTVGAPLDVETALGPLHLLVGSMAGLPGAQFELVRQSKQLTLLALQRDLRVIEKGKQSSVMDLSWQHGDRMQLATLLNEVARLYVRLNIDQKTAQAQRALDFLGGELPKLKSQLEQSEEAYNQYRNQNGTISLDDEARNALTQNVTLQAKLFDATQKRLELTERFTARDPSVQTIDAQIAALRKGLGTVELSIRRMPQLQQNALRMQRDIKVNTDLYVALLNSSLQMRLAKEGRIGNVRVLDPALQPEKPIRPRAAIAMGLALVAGLFAGLGAVLLRRSWRATVASPAEIEAHTGLEVYSTVALSRRQRLLDRAAQHGLPGVHVLAMQHPEDPALEGVRRLRTALKFALPGARNNRIMVSSATPGAGKSFVSANLAVVLAAGGRRVLLIDADLRRSSLGPYFGLAPRNGLAELLLGEIDEQAAIHRDVLPQLDVLASGMPPRDPTGLLCGEAFARLLERLSQRYDTVIVDAPPALLASEAAEMAVHMGTLLMVARAGDNELGDLTQSIKELRHAGARFQGVVLNALDARQRYYGSYAYRYGAYRVRAHAYPALAPPLAAPGTAGAAA, from the coding sequence ATGAATGCCCGATCGCTCATCGCGGCCTCCGCGCCCGCGGACCCGCCGGCCGATGCTCCCCTGACGCGCTCGCGCCTGCGGGAACACATCGACCTCTTCCTCGACAACCGATGGACGATCGCGAAGTTCGTCGCGGCCGCGCTGCTGCTGGGCGCGCTCTACACCCTGTTCGGTCCGCGCGTGTACGAGGCCAACGTGCTGCTGCAGGTGGAAGACGCCGACCGCTCGGGCGGCACCCTGCTGGGCGAGTCGGCGAGCAGCGCGCTCAACGCCAAGACGCCGACCGCGGGCGAGGCCGAGATCCTCAAGTCGCGGCTGGTGCTGGGCCAGGCCATCGAGGACACCAAGCTCTACATCGAGGCCGAGCCGCTGTACCTGCCGCTGGTCGGCGCCTGGCTCGCGCGCGGCAGCAGGGAACTGTCTGAGCCCGGCCTGCTGGGCCTGGGCGGCTACGTCCATGGCGCCGAGCGCATCGTCGTCGCGCAGATGGACGTGCCGCCCGAGCTCGAGGGCTCGCGCTTCCTGCTCACGGCGGGCACGCGCAGCGGCTTCACGCTGACGCATCCGAAGCTGGCCGAACCGATCGTCGGCACGGTGGGGGCGCCGCTCGACGTGGAGACCGCGCTCGGCCCGCTGCACCTGCTGGTGGGCTCGATGGCCGGCCTGCCGGGCGCGCAGTTCGAGCTGGTGCGCCAGTCGAAGCAGCTCACGCTGCTCGCGCTGCAGCGCGACCTGCGCGTGATCGAGAAGGGCAAGCAGTCCTCGGTGATGGACCTGAGCTGGCAGCACGGCGACCGCATGCAGCTGGCCACCCTGCTCAACGAGGTGGCGCGGCTCTATGTGCGGCTGAACATCGACCAGAAGACCGCGCAGGCGCAGCGCGCGCTCGACTTCCTCGGCGGCGAGCTGCCCAAGCTCAAGTCGCAGCTCGAGCAGTCCGAGGAAGCCTACAACCAGTACCGCAACCAGAACGGCACCATCAGCCTGGACGACGAGGCACGCAATGCGCTGACGCAGAACGTGACCCTGCAGGCCAAGCTCTTCGACGCCACCCAGAAGCGGCTCGAGCTGACCGAGCGCTTCACCGCGCGCGATCCCAGCGTGCAGACCATCGACGCGCAGATCGCGGCGCTGCGCAAGGGGCTCGGCACGGTCGAGCTCAGCATCCGGCGCATGCCGCAGCTGCAGCAGAACGCGCTGCGCATGCAGCGCGACATCAAGGTCAACACCGACCTCTACGTGGCGCTGCTCAACAGCTCGCTGCAGATGCGGCTCGCGAAGGAGGGCCGCATCGGCAACGTGCGCGTGCTCGACCCGGCGCTGCAGCCCGAGAAGCCGATCCGCCCCAGGGCGGCGATCGCGATGGGCCTGGCGCTGGTGGCGGGGCTGTTTGCGGGCCTGGGCGCGGTGCTGCTGCGCCGCTCGTGGCGCGCCACGGTCGCGAGCCCGGCCGAGATCGAGGCCCACACCGGCCTCGAGGTCTACAGCACGGTGGCGCTGAGCCGGCGCCAGCGCCTGCTCGACCGCGCGGCGCAGCACGGCCTGCCCGGCGTGCACGTGCTCGCCATGCAGCACCCCGAGGACCCGGCGCTCGAGGGCGTGCGCCGGCTGCGCACCGCGCTCAAGTTCGCGCTGCCGGGCGCGCGCAACAACCGCATCATGGTGTCGAGCGCCACGCCCGGTGCCGGCAAGAGCTTCGTCTCTGCCAACCTGGCGGTGGTGCTCGCCGCCGGCGGCCGCCGCGTGCTGCTGATCGACGCCGACCTGCGGCGCAGCAGCCTGGGCCCGTACTTCGGACTGGCGCCGCGGAACGGCCTGGCGGAGCTGCTGCTCGGCGAGATCGACGAGCAGGCCGCCATCCACCGCGACGTGCTGCCGCAACTCGACGTGCTGGCCAGCGGCATGCCGCCGCGCGACCCCACCGGCCTGCTGTGCGGCGAGGCCTTCGCGCGGCTGCTCGAGCGGCTCTCGCAGCGCTACGACACGGTGATCGTCGATGCGCCGCCCGCGCTGCTGGCCTCGGAGGCGGCCGAGATGGCGGTCCACATGGGCACGCTGCTGATGGTGGCGCGCGCCGGCGACAACGAGCTCGGCGACCTGACGCAGAGCATCAAGGAGCTGCGCCACGCGGGCGCGCGCTTCCAGGGCGTGGTGCTCAACGCGCTCGACGCGCGCCAGCGCTACTACGGCAGCTACGCCTACCGCTATGGCGCCTACCGGGTGCGCGCGCATGCGTACCCGGCCCTCGCGCCGCCGCTGGCCGCGCCGGGCACCGCGGGAGCGGCCGCATGA
- a CDS encoding polysaccharide biosynthesis/export family protein, whose product MTPLVSTAPAAHPGRRARLGAAALSALLALGLAGCGIPGFSSPDSGAWRSSGSTGGTGPTGARGEPRIVPITPALVRELAARQPTGPSPEVRELFGKSPAYTIGAGDVIGIVVYRHPELMPSQGAVISQQTDATGVSVAPGFIVDGEGEISFPYIGRTKLEGLTESAASEMIARRIAPFVKDPLVSARIQTFRSRRVYVEGDVRMPGLQIFTDVPMTLAEALSRAGSANASADRSRIVLTRDGRALTIDLPALQVQGYDAGRIPLRNGDVVNVGTRDDSRVYVMGEILRPSALLMRNGRLSLNEAIGDAGGPELQTSSPGQIYVVRNSSGDVPDVYHLDAKNPVALALADRFELRPRDVVYIDPVPLVRWNRVISLILPAAQVVNLGGTASRR is encoded by the coding sequence ATGACGCCCCTCGTTTCAACCGCCCCCGCCGCGCACCCGGGGCGCCGCGCGCGCCTCGGCGCCGCGGCCTTGAGCGCACTGCTCGCGCTCGGCCTGGCCGGCTGCGGCATCCCGGGCTTCAGTTCGCCCGACAGCGGCGCCTGGCGCAGTTCGGGCAGCACGGGCGGTACCGGACCGACCGGCGCGCGCGGCGAGCCGCGGATCGTGCCGATCACGCCCGCGCTGGTGCGCGAGCTGGCCGCGCGCCAGCCGACGGGGCCGTCGCCCGAGGTCCGCGAGCTGTTCGGCAAGTCGCCGGCCTACACGATCGGCGCCGGCGACGTGATCGGCATCGTGGTCTACCGCCATCCGGAGCTGATGCCCAGCCAGGGCGCCGTGATCTCGCAGCAGACCGACGCCACCGGCGTGAGCGTCGCGCCGGGCTTCATCGTGGACGGCGAAGGCGAGATCAGCTTTCCCTACATCGGCCGCACCAAACTGGAAGGCCTGACCGAGAGCGCCGCCTCGGAGATGATCGCCAGGCGCATCGCGCCCTTCGTCAAGGACCCGCTGGTCAGCGCGCGCATCCAGACCTTCCGCAGCCGCCGCGTCTACGTCGAGGGCGACGTGCGCATGCCGGGCCTGCAGATCTTCACCGACGTGCCGATGACGCTGGCCGAGGCCCTGAGCCGCGCGGGCAGCGCCAACGCCAGCGCCGACCGCTCGCGCATCGTGCTCACGCGCGACGGGCGCGCGCTGACGATCGACCTGCCGGCGCTGCAGGTCCAGGGCTACGACGCGGGCCGCATCCCGCTGCGCAACGGCGACGTCGTGAACGTCGGCACGCGCGACGACAGCCGCGTCTACGTGATGGGCGAGATCCTGCGGCCCTCGGCCCTGCTGATGCGCAACGGCCGGCTGAGCCTCAACGAGGCGATCGGCGACGCCGGCGGCCCCGAGCTGCAGACCTCCTCGCCGGGGCAGATCTACGTGGTGCGCAACTCCAGCGGCGACGTGCCCGACGTCTACCACCTCGACGCGAAGAACCCGGTGGCGCTCGCGCTGGCGGACCGCTTCGAGCTGCGGCCGCGCGACGTGGTCTACATCGACCCGGTGCCGCTGGTGCGCTGGAACCGCGTGATCAGCCTGATCCTGCCCGCCGCCCAGGTCGTGAACCTCGGCGGCACGGCGAGCCGCCGCTGA
- a CDS encoding 4'-phosphopantetheinyl transferase superfamily protein, translating into MNLTSYALSIDAPVCRYVDLDLRLDPDCERELSEEERVRASRLHFGIDRERFIAAHVALRRALAEQSALRADTLCLICGPFGKPWMPERPRIRFSLSHSHALALIAVGTRGPLGADVEHLRPVPDALTLAERHFTPREYEALLALPAARRGLAFLTCWTRKEACLKAIGLGLRVRPDTVEVGLRPELRSVEVPLGGRTLWLVVGPAPARAGSVASLAEWRAPETLFDTPEALSQMLAMQALRANPRAAFTGDPVRGVEVTR; encoded by the coding sequence ATGAACCTCACGAGCTACGCCCTCTCGATCGATGCGCCCGTGTGCCGCTACGTCGACCTCGACCTGCGGCTGGACCCGGACTGCGAACGCGAGCTGTCCGAGGAGGAGCGCGTGCGCGCCTCGCGCCTGCACTTCGGCATCGACCGCGAGCGCTTCATCGCCGCCCACGTCGCGCTGCGGCGCGCGCTGGCCGAGCAGAGCGCGCTGCGCGCCGACACGCTGTGCCTGATCTGCGGCCCGTTCGGCAAGCCGTGGATGCCCGAGCGCCCGCGCATCCGCTTCTCGCTGAGCCACAGCCATGCGCTGGCGCTGATCGCGGTCGGCACGCGCGGCCCGCTGGGCGCCGACGTGGAACACCTGCGCCCCGTGCCCGACGCGCTGACGCTGGCCGAGCGCCACTTCACGCCCCGCGAGTACGAGGCCCTGCTCGCGCTGCCGGCCGCGCGGCGCGGGCTCGCCTTCCTCACCTGCTGGACGCGCAAGGAAGCCTGCCTCAAGGCCATCGGCCTGGGCCTGCGGGTGCGGCCCGACACGGTGGAGGTGGGACTGCGGCCCGAGCTGCGCAGCGTCGAGGTCCCGCTGGGCGGCCGCACCCTGTGGCTGGTGGTGGGCCCGGCGCCCGCGCGGGCCGGCAGCGTGGCCTCGCTCGCCGAATGGCGCGCGCCCGAGACGCTGTTCGACACGCCCGAGGCGCTGTCGCAGATGCTCGCCATGCAGGCCCTGCGCGCGAATCCGCGCGCGGCCTTCACCGGCGACCCGGTCCGTGGCGTGGAGGTGACGCGATGA
- a CDS encoding alpha/beta hydrolase: MMARPLMFGPASRQLFGLFHPAEQPRPGDTAVLLCPPFGQEGLRTHRFFKVLAERLAHSRIATLRFDFHGTGDSPGDERAGELDGWRRDLCSAHETLRGLAPDARIVWVGARLGATLAVLAARNGRCDPARLVLWEPVIDGPRYGSMLRERHVEAVDTTFCIPDLGWRRGYLRDAEAVPEEALGVSLSAQLRAQLSALVPASLPLTALHDTLVLARPDEAHTAQWAAEQQSRHMPVRLAYFQHRLDWTADPYPNSAMVPADALNRLQGALHE, translated from the coding sequence ATGATGGCCCGCCCGCTCATGTTCGGCCCGGCCTCGCGCCAGCTGTTCGGCCTGTTCCATCCCGCCGAACAGCCGCGCCCGGGCGACACCGCGGTGCTGCTGTGCCCGCCCTTCGGCCAGGAAGGCCTGCGCACGCACCGCTTCTTCAAGGTGCTGGCCGAGCGGCTCGCCCACTCGCGCATCGCCACCCTGCGCTTCGACTTCCACGGCACCGGCGATTCGCCGGGCGACGAGCGCGCGGGCGAACTCGACGGCTGGCGCCGTGACCTGTGCTCGGCCCACGAGACGCTGCGCGGGCTCGCGCCCGACGCGCGCATCGTCTGGGTCGGCGCGCGCCTGGGCGCCACCCTCGCCGTGCTGGCAGCGCGCAACGGGCGCTGCGACCCGGCGCGGCTGGTGCTGTGGGAGCCGGTGATCGACGGCCCGCGCTATGGAAGCATGCTGCGCGAGCGGCACGTGGAGGCGGTCGACACCACCTTCTGCATTCCCGACCTCGGCTGGCGGCGCGGCTACCTGCGCGATGCCGAGGCCGTGCCCGAGGAGGCGCTGGGCGTGTCGCTGTCGGCGCAGTTGCGCGCCCAGCTCTCGGCGCTGGTGCCGGCATCGCTGCCGCTGACCGCGCTGCACGACACGCTGGTGCTCGCGCGCCCCGACGAGGCCCACACCGCCCAGTGGGCGGCCGAGCAGCAGTCGCGACACATGCCGGTGCGCCTCGCCTACTTCCAGCACCGGCTCGACTGGACCGCCGATCCCTATCCCAACAGCGCCATGGTTCCGGCCGATGCGCTCAACCGCCTGCAAGGGGCCCTCCATGAGTGA
- a CDS encoding amino acid adenylation domain-containing protein, with the protein MNAVLRPTPDAVDTAPVLGSVECVIPTTESQREVWLGAMLSAEASLAYNESVLLRLRGTLDAQALSRALARLVQRHQSLRATLSPDGRSMRVGGGELPALELRDLRTLDAAGRAQALEAVHQAAVCTPFPLEQGPLFRAALYRLGDAEHELVLSAHHVVCDGWSWAVIAEQLGHLYADEIGEGLPLRAAPSYAAFAAEEAAEAAGPAMQAHVDHWLARFAGTLPVLELPTDRPRPAVRGFDSQRIERRLDRALVSAMRAASAKSGTSLFAGLLGAFAATLHRLSGQDDIVVGIPASGQLSRDMPGLVGHCVNLLPLRLAVHGQQRFDALMGECGTAVLDAFEHQSLTYGALLGKLSLERDASRQPLVSVMFNLDPDVAGSAQNFTGLEVTQDTVPRRYENFELFLNLRPAEGGLVVEAQYNTGLFDEASVRRWLDMFECLLRSAVQAPDQTVGQLALLSPEAARELLALQPAPSPLAGLPLAHAGFEASALLQPERPAIRDGSRRCSYALLDAQSNRLAHALRERGMGRGQRVGLCLERGIDMVVALLAVLKSGAAYVPLDPGFPQARLDHYAEDARLALLLTTSDIACAPRGWRVDAAERVFELDRDTGWQRAPAGALPPGGDDAGPEDAAYVIYTSGSTGTPKGVCVPHRAVANLLQSMRKAPGLGEGDRLAAVTTLSFDIAVAELLLPLAAGAEIVMVPRETAMDGRRLRALLEEEDVTVLQATPGMWQLLLDARWPGAPGLRGWIGGEPVRGRLALELLERCAQLWNVYGPTETTVWSTAWNMRRDTIAAHGVSIGQPLDNTSVWILDAALQPCPVGVPGEICIGGDGLALGYLERPELTAERFVGARILGQATAIYRTGDRGRWRNDGLLEHLGRLDFQVKVRGYRIEPGEIEARCNEAAGVSRSVVVAREDRPGDVRLVAYLALQPGAAGAAFELGALMKQLREKLPAFMLPQHVVTLPVLPTLPNGKLDRVALPPPGALPREVTQRGAGPANEIERKVLAAMEQVLSLPGMDMGDDFFTLGGHSLLAARLATLLSREFDLALPLRTLFEAPTAERLAAVIAALRGAGETRQTALPCRFERELAPMTPSQERIRFMEELHPGRSVYNAPSAQRLLGAFDAARFEAVLREIIRRQPALRTCMGVDPANGAPVQTIARAVDFSLPVIDLRELPADQREAELAERMQELADRPIDIHRAPMLHAALFRIDEETHVFVFVPHHLVWDGWSFDLLQAELAALYDAAERGRPHALPALATTHGDYAEWLAGWMTTPEFEAQRALWRERAAAVAAPRLPRTDMPRRAGRSGQGGSQWIAIDLPATQRLRETARALDVTLSMFSFAIHALAMSRTLGSDTLVVANPVRGRQQPETENVMGVFNNMLPVSLRIDMDLTLPDYLRYVKQELLALMGCQQVPFERLVAEPGGPARAGSAYQTMFSFQDARERGSRIGSLRTQQMHLLQRGATDDIGVWLLDTPHGIEGALIYNADIYLRETGAQLRERYLELLRRAADRPHATLAQLASEEGSASAAYLRKLAAEPREAPTVQEATPAAPALADVLPPEHARLAQIWADVIGIDVNEIRASDNFFDLGGDSLLVQRSVERAALTLGCRVEPRRYLFESLAQLAASPPSAGIAPAGEPKRAPAPGRTLGLLGRTLGGWLRGDRA; encoded by the coding sequence ATGAACGCCGTGCTTCGCCCCACCCCCGACGCCGTCGACACCGCGCCGGTCCTCGGCAGCGTCGAGTGCGTGATCCCCACCACCGAATCGCAGCGCGAGGTCTGGCTCGGCGCCATGCTGAGCGCCGAGGCCTCGCTGGCCTACAACGAATCGGTGCTGCTGCGACTGCGCGGCACGCTCGATGCGCAGGCCCTGTCGCGCGCACTGGCGCGGCTGGTGCAGCGCCACCAGTCGCTGCGCGCCACCCTCTCGCCCGACGGCCGCAGCATGCGGGTCGGCGGCGGCGAGCTGCCGGCCCTCGAGCTGCGCGACCTGCGCACGCTCGATGCGGCGGGCCGCGCGCAGGCGCTCGAGGCCGTGCACCAGGCGGCGGTGTGCACCCCGTTCCCGCTCGAGCAGGGTCCGCTGTTCCGTGCTGCGCTGTACCGGCTCGGCGACGCCGAGCACGAGCTCGTCCTGTCGGCGCACCACGTGGTGTGCGACGGCTGGTCGTGGGCCGTCATCGCCGAGCAGCTCGGCCATCTCTATGCCGACGAGATCGGCGAAGGCCTGCCGCTGCGCGCCGCGCCGAGCTACGCGGCCTTCGCGGCCGAGGAAGCCGCCGAGGCGGCCGGGCCCGCCATGCAGGCGCACGTCGACCATTGGCTCGCGCGTTTCGCCGGCACCCTGCCGGTGCTCGAGCTGCCGACCGACCGGCCGCGCCCGGCGGTGCGCGGCTTCGATTCGCAACGCATCGAGCGCCGGCTCGATCGCGCGCTGGTGAGCGCGATGCGCGCCGCGAGCGCGAAGTCCGGCACCAGCCTGTTCGCGGGGCTGCTGGGCGCGTTCGCCGCCACGCTGCACCGCCTGAGCGGACAGGACGACATCGTGGTCGGCATTCCGGCCTCGGGCCAGCTCTCGCGCGACATGCCGGGGCTGGTCGGCCATTGCGTGAACCTGCTGCCGCTGCGCCTCGCGGTGCACGGGCAACAGCGCTTCGACGCGCTGATGGGCGAATGCGGCACGGCCGTGCTCGATGCCTTCGAGCACCAGTCGCTGACCTATGGCGCGCTGCTCGGCAAGCTCTCGCTCGAGCGCGACGCGAGCCGCCAGCCGCTGGTGAGCGTGATGTTCAACCTCGACCCCGACGTGGCCGGCAGCGCGCAGAACTTCACCGGCCTCGAGGTCACGCAGGACACGGTGCCGCGCCGCTACGAGAACTTCGAGCTGTTCCTCAACCTGCGCCCGGCCGAGGGCGGCCTGGTGGTCGAGGCCCAGTACAACACCGGCCTGTTCGACGAGGCCAGCGTGCGGCGCTGGCTCGACATGTTCGAGTGCCTGCTGCGCTCGGCCGTGCAGGCGCCGGACCAGACGGTCGGCCAGCTGGCGCTGCTCTCGCCCGAGGCGGCGCGCGAGCTGCTCGCGCTGCAGCCCGCGCCGAGCCCGCTGGCGGGCCTGCCGCTGGCGCATGCCGGCTTTGAGGCCAGCGCGCTGCTGCAGCCCGAGCGCCCCGCGATCCGCGACGGTTCGCGCCGCTGCAGCTACGCCCTGCTCGACGCGCAGTCGAACCGGCTCGCGCATGCGCTGCGCGAACGCGGCATGGGCCGTGGCCAGCGCGTGGGCCTGTGCCTGGAGCGCGGCATCGACATGGTCGTCGCGCTGCTGGCGGTGCTGAAGTCGGGCGCGGCCTACGTGCCGCTCGACCCGGGCTTTCCGCAGGCGCGGCTCGACCACTACGCCGAGGATGCCCGGCTCGCCTTGCTGCTCACCACATCCGATATCGCTTGCGCGCCGCGCGGCTGGCGTGTCGATGCCGCCGAGCGCGTGTTCGAGCTCGACCGCGACACCGGCTGGCAGCGCGCGCCCGCGGGCGCCCTGCCGCCCGGTGGCGACGATGCCGGCCCCGAGGACGCGGCCTACGTCATCTACACCTCGGGCTCGACCGGCACGCCCAAGGGCGTGTGCGTGCCGCACCGCGCGGTGGCGAACCTGCTGCAGTCGATGCGCAAGGCACCGGGCCTCGGCGAGGGCGACCGGCTGGCCGCGGTCACCACCTTGTCCTTCGACATCGCGGTGGCCGAGCTGCTGCTGCCGCTGGCCGCGGGCGCCGAGATCGTGATGGTCCCGCGCGAGACCGCGATGGACGGCCGCCGCCTGCGCGCGCTGCTCGAGGAGGAGGACGTCACCGTGCTGCAGGCCACGCCCGGCATGTGGCAGCTGCTGCTCGACGCGCGATGGCCCGGCGCGCCCGGCTTGCGCGGCTGGATCGGCGGCGAGCCGGTGCGCGGTCGGCTCGCGCTCGAGCTGCTCGAGCGCTGCGCGCAGCTGTGGAACGTCTACGGCCCGACCGAGACCACCGTCTGGTCCACGGCCTGGAACATGCGCCGCGACACCATCGCCGCGCACGGCGTGTCGATCGGGCAGCCGCTCGACAACACCAGCGTCTGGATCCTCGATGCCGCGCTGCAGCCCTGCCCCGTCGGCGTGCCGGGCGAGATCTGCATCGGCGGCGACGGCCTCGCGCTCGGCTACCTCGAGCGGCCCGAGCTGACAGCGGAGCGCTTCGTCGGCGCGCGCATCCTCGGGCAGGCCACCGCCATCTACCGCACCGGCGACCGCGGCCGCTGGCGCAACGACGGCCTGCTCGAGCATCTGGGACGGCTGGACTTCCAGGTCAAGGTGCGCGGCTACCGCATCGAGCCCGGCGAGATCGAGGCCCGCTGCAACGAGGCGGCGGGCGTGTCGCGCAGCGTGGTCGTGGCGCGCGAGGACCGGCCCGGCGACGTGCGGCTGGTGGCCTACCTGGCGCTGCAGCCGGGCGCCGCGGGCGCGGCCTTCGAACTCGGCGCGCTCATGAAGCAGCTGCGCGAGAAGCTGCCGGCCTTCATGCTGCCGCAGCACGTGGTGACGCTGCCCGTGCTGCCCACGCTGCCGAACGGCAAGCTCGACCGCGTCGCGCTGCCGCCGCCTGGCGCGCTGCCGCGCGAGGTGACGCAGCGCGGCGCCGGCCCCGCCAACGAGATCGAGCGCAAGGTGCTCGCGGCGATGGAGCAGGTGCTGAGCCTGCCGGGCATGGACATGGGCGACGACTTCTTCACCCTGGGCGGCCATTCGCTGCTGGCCGCGCGGCTGGCCACGCTGCTGAGCCGCGAGTTCGATCTCGCGCTGCCGCTGCGCACCCTGTTCGAGGCGCCCACGGCCGAGCGGCTGGCCGCGGTGATCGCCGCCCTGCGCGGCGCGGGCGAAACGCGGCAGACCGCGCTGCCCTGCCGCTTCGAGCGCGAGCTGGCGCCGATGACGCCGTCGCAGGAACGCATCCGCTTCATGGAGGAGCTGCACCCGGGCCGCTCGGTCTACAACGCGCCCTCGGCGCAGCGGCTGCTCGGCGCCTTCGACGCCGCCCGCTTCGAGGCCGTGCTGCGCGAGATCATCCGCCGCCAGCCCGCGCTGCGCACCTGCATGGGCGTGGATCCGGCCAACGGCGCGCCGGTGCAGACGATCGCCCGCGCGGTCGACTTCTCGCTGCCCGTGATCGACCTGCGCGAGCTGCCGGCCGACCAGCGCGAGGCCGAACTCGCCGAGCGCATGCAGGAGCTGGCCGACCGTCCGATCGACATCCATCGCGCGCCGATGCTGCACGCCGCGCTGTTCCGCATCGACGAGGAGACGCATGTCTTCGTGTTCGTGCCGCACCACCTGGTCTGGGACGGCTGGTCCTTCGACCTGCTGCAGGCCGAGCTGGCCGCGCTCTACGACGCGGCCGAACGCGGCCGCCCGCACGCGCTGCCCGCGCTCGCGACCACGCACGGCGACTATGCCGAGTGGCTGGCCGGCTGGATGACCACGCCCGAGTTCGAGGCGCAGCGCGCGCTGTGGCGCGAGCGCGCCGCCGCCGTGGCCGCGCCGCGCCTGCCGCGCACCGACATGCCGCGCCGTGCCGGCAGGAGCGGCCAGGGCGGCTCGCAATGGATCGCCATCGACCTGCCCGCCACCCAGCGGCTGCGCGAGACCGCGCGTGCGCTCGACGTGACGCTCAGCATGTTCAGCTTCGCGATCCATGCGCTCGCGATGAGCCGCACCCTCGGCAGCGACACCCTCGTGGTCGCCAACCCAGTGCGCGGCCGGCAGCAGCCCGAGACCGAGAACGTGATGGGCGTCTTCAACAACATGCTGCCGGTGTCGCTGCGCATCGACATGGACCTGACGCTGCCGGACTACCTGCGCTACGTGAAGCAGGAGCTGCTCGCGCTGATGGGTTGCCAGCAGGTGCCGTTCGAGCGCCTGGTGGCCGAGCCCGGTGGCCCGGCCCGCGCGGGCAGCGCCTACCAGACGATGTTCTCGTTCCAGGATGCGCGCGAACGCGGTTCGCGCATCGGCAGCCTGCGCACGCAGCAGATGCACCTGCTGCAGCGCGGCGCCACCGACGACATCGGCGTGTGGCTGCTCGACACGCCGCACGGGATCGAGGGCGCGCTGATCTACAACGCCGACATCTACCTGCGCGAGACCGGCGCCCAGCTGCGCGAGCGCTACCTCGAACTGCTGCGCCGCGCGGCCGACCGCCCGCACGCGACGCTCGCGCAGCTGGCCAGCGAGGAAGGCTCGGCCAGCGCGGCCTACCTGCGCAAGCTCGCGGCCGAGCCGCGCGAAGCGCCGACGGTGCAGGAAGCGACGCCGGCGGCGCCGGCGCTCGCCGACGTGCTGCCACCCGAGCATGCGCGGCTGGCGCAGATCTGGGCCGACGTGATCGGCATCGACGTCAACGAGATCCGCGCCAGCGACAACTTCTTCGACCTCGGCGGCGATTCGCTGCTGGTGCAACGCTCGGTCGAGCGCGCCGCGCTGACCCTGGGCTGCCGCGTCGAGCCGCGCCGCTACCTGTTCGAGAGCCTGGCGCAGCTGGCGGCCTCGCCGCCGTCGGCGGGCATCGCGCCGGCCGGGGAGCCGAAGCGTGCGCCGGCGCCCGGCCGCACGCTCGGGCTGCTGGGACGCACCCTTGGTGGCTGGCTGCGCGGGGACCGGGCATGA